GAAACTTTATAACACTTGGAATaagattgtttttctgttgtcgtttttgctttttttacaagtttttttttttcctcctttgagaTTATAATGAACATGATCACACCACAAGTAAAGTCAGAAGTAGGACAGAGAATGCTCTGAAGGCTGGTTTGGTCATCCAAGATCATTAAAAATGACTGACCCTAACAATAcgtacaaaaatataaaatgtaaataaaaaatacaaacaaatttcctttttaaagtacatttaagaaaaaaagcaaggccTTGGAAGTTTCGGTTCTTTTTTCGTCCCCTGTTGCAAATTCTCATGGTTTGGGTTGGGTGGTGGAGAGCGTGTGTCATCCACGGGTGGCACTGCCCGCGGTGGGTGGTGGGTAGTGGGTGGTAGGGGGGCCTCTCTACTCAAAGGTGACCATGTTTAGATTCTGAGACGGGAAGTGGAGGGTGAATAGGTCAcggcagtctttttttttctttttagtttaacttttccttttttcctgtctAGTCATCCTCGTGGGTCTTTTGCTTCTTGGTATCagcatcatcatcctcatcatcttcagcTGCCCGCTTGCCTGTAGCCGACTCAGCTTCCTCGTCTTCACCTCCATCCTCTTCCTCACTGtcaccttcttcttcctcctcctcctcctccccaccttcttcctCGTGTTCATCTACCGCATTGTCAGCCTCCTGCTCCCGGTTTTCCTCATTAGCATTCCCGTTAGCAGGGGCTTCTCTTCCATTTTCCGCCTCTTCCACAACTTCCTTCTTCTCCTGTAAGTCCTTGGTGGTGATTTTGGAGCTGGTGTCTCCGGCTGCCTCTGACATAGGGGGGCATGCGGATGATCCAATGCAGGGGATTAAAAAGAAGCCAGAGTTCAGGGACTCTGGCGATAAAGCTGCCCAGCCTGACAAGGAACAATGCAAAGATGGCTTTTTAGAGCACccagtggggaaaggaaggaactTAACTGGCAAAAGAACTAGCTATTCTGACCACCtcaattctgaattcttttttttttttttttttttttgatacagagtctcactctgtcacccaggctggagtgcagtggcacggtctcagctcactgcaacctccatctccggggttcaagtgattctcctgcctcaacctcccaagtagctgggattacaggtgcccaccaccactcccagctaatttttgtatttttagcaaagatggggtttctccaggttggccaggctggtctcaaactcctgacctcaggtgatctgcccaccttggcctcccaaagtgctggtattacaggggtgagccacagcgcccagtccAATTCTGAATCCTTAGAAATGTGTGAAAAGCTAGATTATAACTGAAATTATGTGTGCTTAGAATCAGGGCAAGAAGCAATGTGTTTTAAGTGCATGATGGCATTAGGCTTGATATTTCAGCAACAGATTTAAACTGCATGTTGAGTCTTTAAACAGAGTgtccaaaatattctttttttaaaaaaaatgtttatttgagacaggatttaactttgtcacccaagcaggagtgcagtggcacaatcacagttcactgtagcctccacctcccaggctcaagcaatcctcccacttcagcctctcagggtgctggaactacagtcacacaccactatgcccagctaatttttgtattttttgtagagactaggttttgccatgttgcccaagctggtctcaaacacctgagctcaagcaattctcctgcctcggcctcccgaagtgctgggatttcaggtgtgagccaccctgcccagtctttgtttaaaaattattacgaATTTTGACATTGACAGAAGAACATCAAAACGAGTGCAGGGCCCTTCTGAGCTCACGGCCCTGTGTGACTGGCCACACATTCATAAAGCCAGCCTAAATATAAAACAATCCTCTAGTGCAAATTACCACCCACCATTTAAACCCAGCTTGCCCTCTGTTTCTCtagataaagttttattggagtgCAGCCATGCTCATTGGTTTCATATACAGCTGTTTTTGTTCTACAAGAGGAGAGTTTTCCATACATGCAACAGAGATTGTAAGGCCCACAaaggctaaaatatttactatctggccctttataaAAGTTCGTTGCCTCCTGCTATAGTGTGTAACCTGTCAGTTCTTGCCCCATACTTGCTATTCTAAATGAGCACTCCGCCATCTACAGCGTGCTCCACTCTTCTCCTGGGAAACCATGTAGAGTCCACCTGGAGTCTATAGCTACAAATCAGAAGAATTTGGACACTGCTGACCTGCTCACAGACTGAAATGCCAAGAATTTCTGTGGCACTGTAAGGACAGCAATAACTATGAATTCTCCATAGGGAAGCCTGCAAAGCTATCTGATCTCTTCTACCTGAATCTCTTGTGTACCTGAGGTTTCTCACCACGCTACCACAAAACAATATACAGCTGCCAACTCCTGGTCAGAAACTTGCCTGGAGTCTTATGTTCCCCTCATAAAGGATAGGGCTCAAGGATTGCTCTTCTTGACTGGCtattaataaaatttctaaaatcctCTAGCACCATGTCTGGCATATCTGCCTCCCATCTAAATTCCCCTGGACCAGGTGCCCAtgtgctatagtctgaatgtctGTCCCCTCCGAAACTCATGTTGAGATTTAATTACCATTGTAACAATATCAAAAGGTgggatcttattttttttttttattttaattttaatttttttttagacacagtgtctcactatgtcatCCTGGCTAGAGtgtagtagcacaatcatggttcactgcagcctcaacataggctcaagagatcctcctgcctcagcctcctgaagaagTGATACCTTCAagaagtgattaggccatgaaggtTCTACCTtcctgaatggattaatgccattatctcaAGAGTGGGCTTGTTATGGCAGGAGTGTGCTCATTATACAAGGGCAAGTTCAGTCCACTTTCTTCCCCCTCTTCCCCgcttgccttctgccatatgatgacatagcaagaaggccctcaccagatgcctgCCCGTTGATattgaactttccagcctccaaaactgtgagccagTAAATTTCTGTGTATTAtaagttgcccagtctcagatattctgttatcaCAGCACAAAAGACTATGTAACCTCAATACCTGGGCTAGGTCCTATTAGGACTTTAAGGATCTACCCTGAAGGCTAGCTATCTAGTCAGCCTGCTATAGTTTCACGGATGCTGGTAGAAGACATGAGACATCTGGCTCAGAAATAAAGGACTGTTTATTACTCACAACAATAGCAATAGCCAAAGTAACAGCATTTCAGCACCAGttccccaagcctcagtttccacaggGTGACACAAGTGCCAGTTGATGTCTGCACAGGCAGTGAGTTCTGTTACAGGAAAAGCACCCTGAGCTTGGAAAAAGAATCCTATTATAATGGGCTATATAGCACACTTGTCCTTAGCCCTAGAGGGAAAGATTATTTTACTACACTGGATAGTAGGCAAACTTGTTCTTTTGCTATGAAGGAAGACACTATCTCTATCCTTCAAGACAGTTTGCTATATAAATGTCCTCTAAAGATAGATTAGAACAAAAGGCAGTCAGTGCCCTGGTTGCAAAATGTGCAGAAATGCAAGAAATTCTTGGAGAATTGTCTCTCAACAGCCTCCATATGGACTTGGTCCTTTATGGTGACTCTTCCCTCTCACTCCTGTAGCTATAAATGAGCCCCATTTTTCCTGTGAGCAAGCTGGATTTTTGCTAATGATCTTCTCCCAGGTTTGATTCCTTCTTTTCTAGTTTGCAGATTTATACTGGGCACTTTAGAGAAATATACCCTACCCATCGCATTGCCCCCAAACCAATATATAACTAAATGGTCTCTCATGTTTTGTGACCTTTCAAGTAGAATTTTATCAATTGTTTTTGTCTATATATAGCCATACAACTTAGGTATCACAATATGTTTAAAGCACTTAGCCATTTCCTCACCCCAACCATTCACCATGTTCTTCCCACATTCttaaaattgtgtgtgtataatgCTACAAAAAATATGATATTAAACTCAAGTGCCAGGGTATTCCAGCCATCATACATAAATGTGAGAGATTATTACCGGAATCATGTTTAGAATGTACCATGTAAAGAGTCTATTGTGCAAATGAGAGACTAAACGGAGTGGATAAAAcggaaaaggaagaggaatcaGGAACTCATTCCAAACAAAAACATCATCCAGAGGAAACAGGATAAGCCTGTCCAGACACAGGAAACTATAACGAGGAAGGAAAAGCAATTCTCAGAACAGATGGGCGGAAACTGAGCAACTAACAGAGGTGGAGCCATGTTTATTTGAGAACGTGTATTCTGAGATTTGGGGGTTGAACAGAATCTGCGCTTATTCCCCATAGCTCCTGGATCTATAATGATGCTGTATGTGGATACTGAACTGGCATGCATGAGCTCCTGTAAACGATCAAGCTATTTATTTCTTAAACCTATAATTCTCTGTCACTTGTAACTTcctgtcttttgaaaaatatatgtatgtttttatttgaatGGATACTAACTTGATTAATTCATTTCCTAAATATTTGAATTTCTAGAGAACTGTGAAAGTTTATGGAGATGATTGAAAAGGATATTGAAACCAGGTCTATCCCAGAAAATATAGGACAGATGGTTATGGGGCATTAAAAAAAGAGAGCTGTTAAGCCTACAATCCAGCATCCTATTGtctgctgtattttttaaaagcttgcaGAGTAAAGCATATGTTATTGTTTCATCTCTTTTGATACAACTAAATTCCTTCAAacacatacaattaaaaaataatccacTCTCAAGTGAATTGTATGTCTATGTGAATAAAAATGCAATCCCTTGTAGATGAGTTTTATGTTTCTCAGCTGTCCATGAAATTATTATGTATCATAAATTACATACTCTGTACTCTGCATTTCTTTGCAGCTACAAATGAAAAGATTTaggcttttttttatttcttactgaAGTAAAGCCCTCACTAATTATTCATCAGCTATAAAGACTTTATAATTGTTCAATATTTTGAAGCATTTGTGTACATAAACTAACCCTCATTTTAATAGTTTATTCATCTAACTGCTTTAATAAAGATAGAGTACCTCTTTTTTCATACTCTAAATTAAACATCAAATGCAATCTTTTCAAAACAACTAGAATCATTGATTTTGAGAGCTgaacaatatttcattttctcaagGTAAATAAAAAAACTGAGTCTCAGTGATTGCCTAAGAATCATATTCCCACAAGATCTGCCCAGCTAGAAGTGcattaaaaccattttttcaGACCCTTAAGGGTTCATGCTCTTTCTATAACATGCAGATTTTTCTCTTCATGATTCTCACAGGGAATTGATTCTAAATTTATTCAATGTATTAGTGCTCAGACAGATGTTTGTATATCTCTTATAACATGACCACTGGGCATTGCTTTTTTTGATTCTTTAGTTATCTAGGATTTTATTCTGTATTACTATTCcagatgaatattttaaatccttaatTTATTCTTGTAATAAAAGATAGGCTTTTCTTTGGGGGGCAAGTCCATTTTTCAAGCTAAACTATGGAAAGCTGGAGCTCCAAATCgaacataaattaaaatttaaatttaaccatGTTGTGATGCCAACGAACTACTGATGGTTTTCAAAGTCTTCACGAAGGCTGGTAGAAAAACTTCACAGTGAATGAATTTTATTACTTCTGACTATAATGTCCCTACCTAGGGTGCTTTTGTAATGTTTGTGAGGCTGAAATACTTAGAAATGTTCTCCTGGCTACAAtttaccttattttctttttcttttctttctttctttttttttttttttttttttgagttggagtttcgctcttttgcccagactggagtgcaatggcacagtctcggctcactgcaacctctgcatctcaggctcaagcgattctcctgcctcagcctcccgagtacctgggattacaggcatatgccaccatgcccagctaattttgtatttttagtagagacgggatttctccacattggtcagactggtctcaaactcctgacctcaggtgatccatccacctcagcttcccaagtgctgggattacaggtgtgagccaccatgcccagcctattttaccTTAGTTTCATCTCTTCATTATTCTTGTTCAATTAGGCCCCCTGGataccttaatttttttcttggatcACATATTCTTTTGTGGAATCCTTTGCAAATAAAATTTCTACTTTCTGTAGAAACAATGCTTATGGTGTAAAGTCTCTGTGCTCCTCAGTGTTGGTGGCTACAAGGATTTCTTGCCATGTTCAATGCGTAGGCTTTTCCCAAAAGGCTTATGCTGTGGCTCCCTTCCATGTGTTCACATTGCCATCATAAGGcacaactggccaggcacagtggctcacgcctgtaatcccagcactttgggagaccaaggcaggcagatcacttgaggtcaggggttcgagaccagcctggccaacatggtgaaaccccatttctactaaaaatacaaagattagccgggcatggtggcgcacacctggagtcccagctactcgggaagctgaggcaggagaatcccttgaacccaggaggcagctaAATTCCTTCAAacacatataattaaaaaataatccatTCTCAAGTAAATTGTATGCCTATGTGAATAAAAATGCAATCCCTTGTAGATGAGTttgcagaggttgccgtgagccaagatcgtgccactgcactccagcctgggtgacagagtgagactctgtctcaaaaataaataaataaataaatacatacatacatacatacatacatacatacatatggcACAACTGTGTCTGTCTTCCATTAGCACTTTTTTTGGGAGGAATTGCCATATGAATGGGTGCACCAATATATTTTCCCAAtgacagtgtacaagggttcccttttctccatgtcctcaccaatacttgttatcttttgtcttttttgataatagccatcctaacagatgtgaagtgatatctcagcggttttgatttgcgtttccctaatGGTAAGTCACATTGAGAACCTTCTCATATACCTGccggccatttgtatgtcttttttggagaAGTGTCCATTCTGTTTGCCCATTTCTAAATCAGGATATTTCTTTGGGGTTTCttgtttgttaatttgtttgctattgagttgtaggagcttcttatgtattttggatattaatccctatCAGAtctatggtttgcaaatattttcacccattctgtatgtttccttttcattgtgttgtttcctttgctgtgcagaaagttTTTAGTTTGTTGTATTCCCActtcccacttgtctatttttactttcttttaacctgtgcttttggtgtcatatcaaaAATCATCACCAAAGTCAATGTCAAGATTCTTtgtcctgcattttttttttttttttttttttttttttttttgagatggagtctccctctgccacccaggctggagtgcagtggcacgatctcagctcactgtaacctccacctcctgggttcaagcaattcttctgcctcagcctcccgagtagctgggattacaggcatgtgccaccaggcctggctaatttttgtatttttaatagagacagggttttaccatgttggccaggctggtctggaactcctgaccttaggtgatccacccgcctcggcctcccaaagtgctgggattgcaagcgtgagccaTTGCTCCCAGCCCAATTAACCCATTTTGAGCTgacttttgtgtatggtgtaagataagcaTCCAGCTGTCTTCCATTAGAATTTTATCCATGGTTAAAATGGACAAACTTCTGTTATAATGGCCTTAAAGTAAGCtgtagaattttataattttattttatatttatattatttataaactatCTTTTCCTCCAAATATATTTACTAACTATAGGACTTTTTTACCAGTTAAAATTTTGTGTCCATCAGTTTAtattggttgggcacagtggctcatgcctataatcccagcacttagggaggctgaggtgggaggctcacttgagcccgggagttcaagaccagtctgggcaacacagcaagtgaaagttaaaaattaatttgtattaaatatttgtacatttttcctccctttcttattccaaatattccttttttaTCATAGTATTTCGAAATCTAAGATTTTTTAtgtcattgtttctttttaaatcatgcaactttctgttttgtttttttttaattcttatttattttattatttattttttgagacagggtctcactctgtgaccgaggatggagtgcagtaacatgataatggttcactgcagcctcagcctcctgagctccagcggtcctcctgcctcagcctcccaagtagctggaactacatgtgtgccatcacgcctggctatttttttgtagaggcagagtctttctatgttgcccaggctggtctccaactcctggcttcaagcaatcctccctccttggcctcccaaagtgctaggattacaggtgtgagctactgcaccctgCCAGGAAGATCTTCCTTGATAAGATACCAAAGGCAAAGGACAAAAAGgttaaaatattgacaaatttgactacatgaaaattttaaaatttctgtatgaCAGAAATATGctatgaacaaaaagaaaatgcatagactgatagtaaatatttgcaatacatataaCAGGCAAAGGGTTATAAGCCAGAATGTTTATGTacttttatttgtagataatctATATTTAAGCCTCCTttatatcaataagaaaaagagaaataactcaGTAGAAAAGCAAATTGTATGAATGAGCAATTTATaggaggaaaaatataaatagtcAATAAACAAATGAGAAGATAACAACCCTCATTGGTAATCAGGGAAATGAATGCTGAAACAAGAATGAAATACCACCTTTCAACCAATATATTGGTAAAGATTTAAAAGTTTGCTAATATCCATATTGGTGAGGTTATAAGAAAATGGATGGTCTCTTACATTCCTGGTAAGAGTATAATTAGTAAAACCACTTTGggggcaatttggcaatatctagtaCTTTACAAAATGCATATATACCTTATGAACCAGCAGTTCCCCATCTTTGTATCTATGCTAAAGAGGCACTAACAGATACATGCAAGAAAACTCATGCAAAGGCTCATTGAGTCATTTTTATCATGAAACATTAGAAACAACTAGCATCTGGAGAAGAGGAATGGCTACATAAACTGTAGCTATATTATGCAATATTATGCAACATTTAAAAAGGAGGTAGTGctaggtgccatggctcatgtctgtctCATGACAGACATggctaaatacaaaattagccaggcttgatgtgcacgcctgtaatcccagctacttgtgaggctgaggcaggagaatcacttgaaaccaggaggcggagtttgcagttagccaagatcacgccattgcactctagcctgggcaacaagagtgaaactctgtcttaaataagtaaataaaggaggtagtgctgggcacggtggttcatgcctgtaatcccagcactttcggaggccggggcaggcagatcacctgaggtccggagttcaagaccagcctggccaagatgggaaaccctgtgtctactaaaaatacaaacattagccagatgtggtggcagccacctgtaatcccagttactcaggaggctgacgcaggagaatcgcttgaacccgggaggcagaggttgcactgagctgagattgcgctactgcactccagcctgggtggcggagtgagattctgtctcaaaaaaaaaaaggaaagaaaaataaagcaggaaaccTAAAGATACATAGAATAGTGTATCAGTTTCCTAGGGCTTCCTTAACAAGCCACCACAAACTAGACACGGGTGCCTAacctttggcttccctgggccactttggaagaagaattgtcttgggtcacacataaaatacactaacactaacaatagctgatgaactAAAGAAAATCAAAAAGGTCCACACATAATTTTCGTGATATCTGCCACTATAGATAAGCAAAAAAGTCTTTGCATTCAAAGAGTTGGACACGGCTGGCTAACATAAACTTATATATCATCTCACTGTTCTAGAGGCTAAAAGTCGGAGctcaaggtgctggcaggacCGCACACCTGCTGAATCTTCCTGGCTTTTGGTGGCCCtgggtgttccttggcttgtgacaaCACAACTGCAGAGCACAATGCTCTGTTTTCatgtggcattctccctgtgtgtcttctCATCACCTTTCCTCTGTGCGCGTCTCTTTCTGCGTCCAGATTCCTCCTTTCTAAAAGGACaccactggctgggcacagtggctcatgcctgtaatcccagcactttgggaggccaaagtgggcacatcactcgaggtcaggagttcgagaccagcctggccaacatggcaaaaccttgtcactactaaaaatacaaaaattagcccagcatagtggcaggtgcctataatttcaactacttgggaggctgaggcaagagaattgcttgaacctgggaggtggaggttgctgtgagccaagatcgcgccactgcacaccaacctgggtgacagagtgagacactgtctcaaaaaaaaaaaaaaaggacaccagtcatactgtattagggcccatcctaacaACCTTGATTATCtgtaaagaccctgtttccaaataaggtcgcGTTCTGATgtactgagggttaggacttcaacatatcttttttgggaGAGACACAATTCATCCCATAACAAATGGTATACcatatatggaaaaaatataccatatcttttctttttttttgaggcagtgtctctgtcacccaggctggaatggctcaatcttggcctGCTGCGACCTCTAcctctaggctcaagcaatttggccacctcattctcccaagtagctgggactacaggtgtgtgctactttgtctagctaattttttttgtatttgtgtgtgtgtgtgtgtgtgtgtgtgtgtgtatagagatggggtttcactatgttgcccaggttggtctcaaactcctgggctcaagcaatccacctgccttggtctccccaagtgctgggattacggacatgagccaccatgcccggcctcatatATTTTCAAGAgttcatatgtatgtatataagacagatggaaatatttagaaaaatacacaactaaccaggctcagtggctcacagtgggagcatcgcttgagcccaagagttagaggctacagtaagctatgattgtgccaccacattcccgtgtggtgacagagcaagaccctgtctccaaaaacaaacaacaacaacaaaaaatacacttGACTGATAAAATAGTTACTATTGCTGGCGGTAGAAGATCATATTGGTGGATTTTAGTATTTTAGCCTTTAGCTTTGTTGGCAATGTtcacatttttacaaaataatgaaTTACCAgagtaatttttcaaaaatcatagCTGGTCCAATGATAGTGGGTTATCAGAACTTATTAACATTAGTGTAACTAAAGTTGGTAGACAATCCCCCCTGCTAAATTTGActggctaaataaataaaaataaaaataaaaatcatacaatcCAGAAAGATGttaattaaaaacaatagaaTGCTTCCCTACACTTCTTGACCTCTTAGTCCCATTTCCAGAggaaatcacttaaaaaaaaaaaagtttttagagaagaagtctcactatgttgccccatcTAGGTTCAAACTGctaagctcaagggatcctccacttcagcctcccccaagtagctgggacagcaggtgcatgccgccatgtCCAACTGGGAGCCAGTTTTTAACTCTTAGTAGTTATCTCCATTGATCTAAATAACATActtaaggaaataataataatacccaaCTCCTAGGACTTATTGAGAGAAGTAAATGAACTaaaccaagcacagtggctcacacctgtaatcccagcaatttgggaggccgacgcaggtggatcacttgaggccaggagttcaagaccagcctggccaatatgtcaaaatcccgtctctactaaaaatacaaaaattagcagggcatggtggcacaggactgcgatcccagctatttgggaggctgaggcaggagaatcgcttgaacccgggaggcagaggttgcggtgagctgagatcgcaccactgcactccagcctgggcaacagagtgagactttgtctcgaaaaaaaaaaaaaagagagagaatgagccaATACATGTCAAGAACTTAAAACTGCTCTTGACACATtaatacttaatatattttggttattactattttcattgtattattattttgtcaTCTATCAATTTTAGTCAATTACCTATTGAGTTCAGCAGTGATAACTGAGGATTTGGGGCTCTGATAccactccttcctctctcttacCTTCTCAATTCATTAGTCTTTTCAACTACTCATTAACTTGTTTGGAGGTCTCCTGGGTTGTTCTAATTGTCTCATCGTTTCAGCTTCAAACTCACCAGTATCTAACCAAATGAATCTTGTCAGAATTGCTGCACCGAAATTTGGAAGAGAATCTGTTTGCATTGATCGTGGAGAAGTGACTTTTAATTTCTTGCTGAAGTGGTCCCTTTCTTGATTATCTTTCTTGGCCTTTCCTTTTGTCAATCAGCCTGTTGCAATCTGGTGTATTACTGTGCTTCTCGTCTAATATGCTTCTCTCCAGCTTCTAGAGGTCCAGTTTCAGAGTGCTGACCTAACTCATACTGTCACTCTtccaataaatttatttatttattcatttatttattggagacagagtctcactctttcacccaggctggagtgcagtggcaccatctctgctcactgcaacctccatctcctgggttcaagtaattctcatgcctcagcctccctcagcctcctg
This window of the Pongo abelii isolate AG06213 chromosome 6, NHGRI_mPonAbe1-v2.0_pri, whole genome shotgun sequence genome carries:
- the LOC100457217 gene encoding prothymosin alpha-like yields the protein MSEAAGDTSSKITTKDLQEKKEVVEEAENGREAPANGNANEENREQEADNAVDEHEEEGGEEEEEEEEGDSEEEDGGEDEEAESATGKRAAEDDEDDDADTKKQKTHEDD